The Sorangiineae bacterium MSr11367 genome window below encodes:
- a CDS encoding DUF5050 domain-containing protein, with protein sequence MRARTFVAAFIVGTSSLLLRFCRIPWSIENDVDGLNALVVDSSGAALWSTCHKDLEGRDVIQRGAFRDATTTLLSGLTCPAVVASREGVVFFRERGHLMRASFDGQNRAVLVESPTRVLGVSRSRVFFVKYGAMYSISTAGGEPEYLAAQIPEYADVNDDYLVWCDKADEHIWRMDLRDRSIKQLAWAIGVGDGSVTGLAIFKNQAVWSLDGSETLLYPPNDGAVWGVPLDGGHPKLLVEDLDHPFGLVADGNRLYWIQEKTTLARSTALPWVFPSVVGETEWGDPTVAAAGGKVYWTTQGVPGGSSRSIRTSLYPR encoded by the coding sequence ATGCGTGCCAGAACATTCGTCGCCGCATTTATTGTCGGCACGTCGAGTCTGCTCCTGCGTTTTTGCCGCATACCTTGGTCCATCGAGAATGACGTCGATGGGTTGAATGCGCTGGTCGTGGATTCGAGCGGGGCCGCTCTGTGGTCGACGTGCCACAAGGATTTGGAGGGCCGCGACGTGATCCAGCGCGGCGCGTTTCGGGACGCGACAACCACATTGCTTTCAGGTCTAACCTGCCCAGCCGTCGTCGCCTCGCGAGAAGGCGTGGTCTTCTTTCGGGAACGGGGGCACCTGATGCGGGCATCCTTCGACGGTCAAAACAGGGCCGTGCTCGTCGAGAGCCCCACTCGAGTTCTTGGCGTTAGTCGCTCTCGCGTCTTCTTCGTGAAATACGGGGCCATGTACTCGATTTCGACGGCAGGAGGAGAACCGGAGTACCTTGCGGCGCAGATACCGGAGTATGCGGACGTCAACGACGACTACCTCGTATGGTGCGACAAGGCAGATGAGCATATCTGGCGAATGGACCTTCGCGACCGTTCGATCAAGCAGCTGGCCTGGGCTATCGGCGTCGGCGACGGATCGGTAACGGGCCTAGCGATCTTCAAGAACCAAGCGGTGTGGAGCCTTGATGGCTCAGAAACTCTGCTGTATCCCCCGAACGACGGGGCGGTATGGGGTGTGCCGCTCGACGGCGGCCATCCGAAACTACTGGTGGAGGATCTGGATCATCCCTTCGGATTGGTAGCAGACGGCAATCGCCTGTACTGGATTCAAGAGAAGACGACACTCGCAAGGTCTACCGCCTTGCCATGGGTGTTCCCTAGCGTCGTGGGCGAAACCGAGTGGGGCGACCCGACGGTCGCCGCGGCCGGAGGGAAAGTCTACTGGACAACCCAGGGAGTTCCTGGTGGGAGCTCGCGCAGTATTCGGACATCGCTTTATCCGCGCTGA
- a CDS encoding peptidoglycan-binding protein: MKSTPHLPPIGSVEPHTIDSRNGTFHLDLEMLDSARKPYSNKHYLLEVDELRIEGQTDSSGRLVVDVPTSSRGGILTLWIGVYPGGEQEKYKINLSGLDPVDTPRGAAQRLSNLGYFRGDMPSTITPNLSEAIRRFQIDHPRVGVRVTGYLDTPTIELLRQVHGS, translated from the coding sequence GTGAAGTCGACGCCTCATCTGCCGCCTATAGGAAGTGTCGAGCCCCATACGATCGACTCGCGAAATGGCACGTTTCATCTGGATCTTGAGATGCTTGACAGCGCACGGAAACCCTATTCCAACAAGCATTATTTGCTCGAGGTGGACGAGCTGAGGATCGAAGGCCAGACTGATTCGAGTGGCCGTCTCGTCGTCGACGTGCCCACCAGCTCTCGCGGAGGAATTCTGACCCTATGGATTGGTGTCTACCCTGGTGGCGAGCAAGAGAAGTACAAGATCAATCTCTCTGGTCTAGATCCCGTGGACACTCCCCGCGGCGCGGCCCAGAGGCTGTCAAATCTCGGGTACTTCCGCGGCGATATGCCGAGTACGATTACACCGAACTTGTCCGAGGCCATCCGCCGCTTTCAAATCGACCACCCACGTGTCGGGGTTCGCGTAACAGGGTATCTTGACACGCCGACGATCGAACTGCTCCGACAGGTTCACGGTAGCTGA